A section of the Rossellomorea marisflavi genome encodes:
- a CDS encoding efflux RND transporter permease subunit, whose amino-acid sequence MNSIINFVLKNKFAVWLMTIIIIVAGLYSGFNMKLETLPNINTPVVTITTVYPGATPEDVADKVSEPIEQRVQNLNGVNVVSSTSYQNASAIQIEYKYSKDMDEAKREVEDAVSDISFPDEVNDPEVSRLSLNAFPVIALSVSDENQSLSELTKTVEGTIIPEFEGLDGVASVQASGQEVQEGQIVFDQDKLDQYGLTEDTVKNIIQGSDISQPLGLYTFDDTQKSVLVDGNITTVKDLENVKIPLVPGDAESAQQGMSGAEGQAPQAQAPQAQQGQQAAAPQQGAEMKIPTVKLSEIADIKVKGEAESISKTNGKESIGLQVVKTADANTVDVVNAVKDQMKKFEKDIDGVELTSTFDQGEPIEESVSTMLNKALFGAIFAVIIILLFLRDIKSTIISVISIPLSLLIAILLLKEMDITLNIMTLGAMTVAIGRVIDDSIVVVENIYRRMALPGEKLKGKELIREATKEMFVPIMSSTIVTIAVFLPLGLVQGMIGELFLPFALTIVFALLASLLVAVTVVPMLAHTMFKPGSSKKKHVEKPSRMANGYKRILNWTLNHKIITSVLAIAMLVGSLFLVPKIGVSFLPGDEEKMIMATFKPEPGQTREDVAKIADEAESYLQSRKGADTIQYSVGSENPMSPGSTNDAIFFVSYDEDTKNFSDEKEKVIKHLQETTSKGEWASQDFSASAGSNEISVYVYGDSVKDIEPVVKDLQKKMEDKGDYKKVKNSLAESYEEYSFVADQEKLSELGLTAGQIAMELSQDRQRPVLTTIQKDGEDVDIYLDAPKESYKDINDLKDKTIQSPLGMEVKIGDVVKIEEGETSDTLSRRDGKVYANVSGELKSDDVSKASQDLQKDIDDMDLPSGIDVNMGGVTQDIQESFTQLGLAMLAAIAIVYLILVITFGGGLAPFAILFSLPFTVIGALVGLLIAGETISISSLIGALMLIGIVVTNAIVLVDRVIHKENEGMSTRDALLEAGATRLRPILMTAIATIGALFPLALGLEGSGLISKGLGVTVIGGLTSSTLLTLVIVPIVYEILMKIKRKVTRKSKAE is encoded by the coding sequence GTGAATAGTATCATCAATTTTGTCCTGAAAAACAAATTCGCCGTTTGGCTGATGACGATCATCATCATCGTGGCGGGCTTGTATTCAGGCTTCAACATGAAGCTTGAAACATTGCCGAATATCAATACGCCTGTTGTCACCATCACGACGGTTTATCCAGGCGCGACACCGGAAGATGTGGCGGATAAAGTATCCGAACCCATCGAGCAGCGCGTCCAGAATCTGAACGGAGTAAACGTCGTAAGCTCCACTTCGTATCAAAATGCTTCGGCCATTCAGATTGAATATAAGTATTCCAAAGACATGGATGAAGCAAAGAGGGAGGTGGAAGATGCCGTTTCTGACATCTCCTTCCCTGACGAGGTCAACGACCCTGAAGTATCAAGGCTCAGCCTGAATGCCTTCCCGGTCATCGCCCTCAGCGTATCGGATGAGAATCAATCCCTGTCTGAATTGACGAAGACTGTGGAAGGCACCATCATCCCTGAGTTTGAAGGTCTTGATGGGGTTGCTTCTGTTCAAGCTTCCGGTCAGGAAGTGCAGGAAGGTCAAATCGTATTTGATCAGGATAAACTTGATCAATACGGACTGACTGAAGATACAGTGAAGAACATCATCCAAGGGTCAGACATTTCCCAGCCTCTTGGGCTTTACACGTTCGATGATACCCAAAAGTCCGTCCTTGTCGACGGGAACATCACGACCGTCAAAGATCTTGAAAACGTGAAGATTCCCCTTGTCCCTGGCGATGCTGAAAGTGCACAACAGGGAATGAGCGGAGCAGAAGGGCAGGCTCCTCAAGCTCAAGCGCCACAAGCACAGCAAGGGCAACAGGCTGCAGCTCCTCAGCAGGGAGCAGAGATGAAGATCCCAACGGTGAAGCTTTCTGAAATCGCCGACATCAAGGTGAAAGGTGAAGCTGAATCAATCTCGAAAACCAATGGCAAAGAATCCATCGGGCTTCAGGTTGTAAAAACAGCTGATGCCAATACGGTGGATGTCGTGAATGCCGTGAAAGATCAGATGAAGAAGTTTGAGAAAGATATCGATGGTGTTGAACTGACGTCTACGTTTGACCAGGGTGAACCAATCGAAGAGTCCGTCAGCACGATGTTGAACAAAGCATTGTTCGGAGCGATCTTCGCCGTCATCATCATCCTGCTGTTCCTTCGTGATATCAAGTCAACGATCATTTCCGTCATTTCCATCCCGCTTTCCTTGTTGATTGCGATTCTTCTCCTGAAGGAAATGGATATCACATTGAACATCATGACGCTTGGAGCCATGACAGTCGCAATCGGTCGTGTCATCGATGACTCCATCGTTGTTGTAGAAAATATTTATCGCCGTATGGCCCTTCCGGGTGAAAAACTGAAAGGCAAAGAACTGATCCGGGAAGCAACGAAGGAAATGTTCGTGCCGATCATGTCTTCAACGATCGTAACGATTGCCGTGTTCCTTCCACTCGGATTGGTCCAAGGAATGATCGGGGAACTATTCCTTCCGTTCGCCTTGACCATCGTATTTGCCCTATTGGCATCACTCCTTGTGGCAGTCACTGTCGTACCGATGCTTGCTCACACGATGTTCAAGCCGGGCTCATCTAAGAAAAAGCATGTGGAAAAACCAAGCCGCATGGCCAATGGATACAAGCGAATCCTGAACTGGACGCTGAATCATAAAATCATTACCTCGGTCCTTGCCATCGCCATGCTCGTAGGAAGCCTCTTCCTCGTGCCGAAGATCGGTGTGAGCTTCCTTCCTGGTGATGAAGAGAAGATGATCATGGCTACGTTCAAACCGGAGCCGGGTCAGACCCGTGAAGATGTGGCGAAAATCGCCGATGAAGCAGAAAGCTATCTTCAAAGCCGAAAAGGCGCAGACACCATCCAATACTCTGTCGGAAGCGAGAATCCGATGAGTCCAGGAAGCACGAACGATGCCATTTTCTTCGTATCGTATGACGAAGATACAAAGAATTTCTCTGATGAGAAAGAAAAGGTCATCAAACACCTTCAGGAAACCACATCCAAAGGGGAGTGGGCATCCCAGGACTTCTCGGCCAGTGCGGGAAGCAATGAGATTTCCGTTTATGTGTACGGTGATTCCGTGAAGGACATCGAACCTGTCGTCAAAGATCTTCAGAAAAAGATGGAAGACAAAGGCGACTATAAAAAAGTGAAGAACTCCCTTGCTGAATCGTACGAAGAGTACTCCTTCGTAGCCGATCAGGAGAAACTGAGCGAGCTTGGACTCACAGCGGGCCAAATCGCCATGGAGCTCAGTCAGGATCGCCAGCGACCTGTGCTGACCACCATCCAGAAAGACGGGGAAGATGTGGATATCTACCTCGATGCACCGAAGGAAAGCTATAAAGATATCAACGACCTGAAAGATAAAACGATCCAATCTCCACTTGGTATGGAAGTGAAGATCGGCGATGTCGTGAAGATTGAAGAAGGTGAAACATCCGATACCCTCTCAAGACGTGACGGGAAAGTCTACGCCAATGTGAGCGGTGAGCTGAAGTCGGATGATGTATCAAAAGCCTCTCAAGACCTTCAAAAAGACATTGATGATATGGATCTTCCATCTGGAATCGATGTGAACATGGGCGGAGTCACCCAAGACATCCAGGAATCCTTTACACAGCTCGGTCTTGCCATGCTGGCAGCCATTGCCATCGTGTATCTGATCCTTGTCATCACATTCGGTGGAGGGCTTGCGCCATTTGCCATCCTGTTCTCCTTGCCGTTCACCGTGATCGGTGCCCTTGTCGGCCTGTTGATTGCTGGTGAAACCATCAGTATTTCCTCCCTGATCGGAGCACTGATGCTAATCGGAATCGTCGTGACCAATGCCATTGTCCTTGTGGACCGCGTCATTCACAAAGAGAACGAAGGAATGTCTACGCGTGATGCCCTGCTCGAAGCAGGTGCCACCCGTCTACGTCCGATCCTCATGACGGCCATCGCGACAATCGGGGCGCTCTTCCCGCTCGCTCTAGGCCTTGAAGGCAGCGGATTAATCTCCAAAGGTCTCGGTGTGACGGTCATTGGTGGATTGACAAGTTCAACCCTTCTGACTCTTGTGATCGTACCGATCGTGTATGAGATCCTCATGAAGATCAAACGCAAGGTAACCAGAAAATCCAAAGCAGAATAA
- a CDS encoding oligosaccharide flippase family protein has product MNLFYKGILILMVTAFAGELLEFIINMILAQELGEAGLGTYMSILPTVFLIVILSSMELPISLSKFFAEREERLHRGMLGYAFRFALLTTIILLGVMVLVYAWTPLFSGYHQGIRWLIILVIPIIAFTSITRGYFMGIQKMGKIAAANFLRKGIQLLLLVSIYQFLEFELNTSIFIALGTMIASECIVFVYLIHAYIVEIRGKRKDSHSSLPKGEMRKAVLSVSIPTTFLRIFHALTHAIQPFLIKLALVMSGMEAGEANEHFGMLAGIALTIGFFPSFIAVSMMTVLIPTISEKASSNDWPGILAHLKQVMWLTIGYGIPVVFVYYAWGDAITERFFHSVTSAYYLKLLWPYFLFHFLMLPLQAFMIGLGLVKDALLHTMWASAFSFACIYLMGSRYGMEGVIVGMNGGAVLAMLLHYFTICKELEATVWLKPAEKI; this is encoded by the coding sequence ATGAATCTGTTTTATAAAGGAATCTTGATCTTGATGGTGACGGCATTCGCAGGCGAGCTCCTGGAATTCATCATCAATATGATATTGGCGCAGGAACTGGGTGAAGCGGGACTTGGTACATATATGTCCATCCTGCCCACCGTTTTTTTAATTGTGATTTTATCGAGCATGGAGCTACCCATCTCCCTTTCCAAGTTTTTTGCCGAGAGGGAAGAAAGGCTCCATAGGGGGATGCTTGGCTATGCGTTCCGATTCGCGCTCCTTACGACCATCATCCTACTCGGCGTCATGGTCCTGGTATACGCATGGACGCCCTTATTCAGCGGCTACCATCAGGGGATCAGATGGCTGATCATCCTCGTCATCCCCATCATCGCCTTCACCTCCATTACGAGGGGATACTTTATGGGGATCCAGAAGATGGGGAAGATTGCTGCGGCCAATTTCCTGAGAAAAGGCATCCAGCTTTTGCTCCTTGTGTCCATCTATCAATTCTTGGAGTTCGAGCTCAATACGTCCATCTTCATTGCACTTGGCACGATGATCGCCAGCGAGTGCATTGTATTTGTCTATTTAATCCATGCTTACATAGTCGAGATACGGGGTAAAAGGAAGGATAGCCATAGCAGTCTACCGAAGGGAGAGATGAGAAAAGCGGTGTTGTCGGTTTCGATCCCGACGACCTTTTTGCGGATATTCCATGCTCTGACACATGCCATCCAGCCTTTTCTCATCAAACTGGCACTCGTCATGTCAGGGATGGAGGCAGGGGAGGCTAATGAACATTTCGGCATGCTTGCGGGAATTGCCCTGACCATCGGATTCTTCCCTTCTTTCATCGCCGTGTCCATGATGACGGTCCTCATCCCGACCATATCAGAGAAGGCATCTTCGAACGATTGGCCGGGGATTCTAGCTCACTTGAAGCAGGTGATGTGGCTCACGATCGGATACGGGATCCCGGTCGTATTCGTGTACTATGCTTGGGGAGACGCCATTACAGAGCGCTTTTTCCACTCTGTGACATCTGCCTATTACCTGAAGCTTTTATGGCCGTATTTCTTATTCCACTTCCTGATGCTGCCGCTTCAAGCATTCATGATCGGCCTTGGACTCGTGAAAGATGCCCTGCTACATACGATGTGGGCAAGTGCTTTTTCATTCGCTTGCATTTATTTGATGGGATCACGCTACGGGATGGAAGGAGTTATTGTCGGGATGAACGGCGGAGCCGTCCTCGCCATGCTGCTTCACTATTTCACCATCTGTAAAGAGTTGGAAGCGACGGTTTGGTTAAAACCCGCGGAAAAAATATAA
- a CDS encoding cation:proton antiporter translates to MIESILFNLMLVGFLGIASQWAAWRFKLPAIVVMSIVGLLAGPILGLINPEEVFGELYEPLISMAVAIILFEGSLNLDFREVRGLGKPVFRIVTIGAFLAWILGSLGAHYVAGLSWAVAFVIGGLFIVTGPTVILPLLRQSKLKPRPAAILKWEGIIVDPFGALLAVFAFEIINFLISEDATILKLVSFFAASLFAIVLGWALGRFTGFLFEKGHVPEFLKSPVVFALVLAGFSVSDQITHETGLLAVTAMGMTLANMHIASISDMRHFKENISVLLTSTIFVMLTASLTVDTLLEIFDWQIIGFVLLMLFIVRPLSIWLSTIGTDLSKREKILVGWIAPRGIVALTVSSYFASVLLDKGFKDASILTSLTFALVFATVCAHGFSIKWLASKLKLANDEHPGVILVGGSAFSTEFAKALRELKIPTLIADSSWQRLYSARKAGLPFYSGEILSEKTEYRLDMTPYDYMIAATELDSYNALVCTSFISEFGRNNLYQLNLRNQSGEDLEEMVHTIGGNIVFQDGPTWEELNKRVECGDVFRKTTVTEKYPFKSYMEDIEEGTILLLIQKSTGKVEFFRNEASPRVEEGDIVVSLTTRKKEMNKINERIAENKEAERNKEKESEKPSR, encoded by the coding sequence ATGATTGAATCGATTTTATTTAACCTTATGTTAGTCGGCTTCCTGGGAATCGCTTCCCAATGGGCGGCATGGAGGTTCAAGCTTCCCGCCATCGTCGTCATGTCCATCGTCGGCTTACTTGCTGGTCCGATCCTCGGACTCATCAATCCTGAAGAAGTTTTCGGGGAACTGTATGAACCGCTTATTTCCATGGCTGTTGCCATCATCCTTTTCGAAGGAAGCCTGAATCTGGATTTCAGGGAAGTGAGGGGCCTTGGTAAACCGGTATTCAGGATCGTTACGATCGGTGCGTTCCTCGCCTGGATCTTGGGTTCGCTGGGTGCCCACTATGTTGCAGGACTGTCATGGGCGGTTGCCTTCGTTATCGGAGGGTTGTTCATCGTTACCGGGCCAACAGTCATCCTGCCCCTCCTCAGACAGTCAAAGCTTAAGCCGCGACCTGCAGCGATTTTGAAATGGGAAGGGATCATCGTCGATCCATTCGGTGCGCTTCTTGCTGTTTTTGCATTTGAAATCATTAATTTCCTTATCAGCGAGGACGCTACTATTCTTAAGCTTGTTTCATTCTTTGCTGCATCACTCTTTGCGATCGTGCTTGGGTGGGCGCTTGGACGATTCACTGGATTCCTTTTTGAAAAGGGACATGTACCGGAATTCTTGAAATCACCGGTCGTCTTTGCCTTAGTGCTGGCGGGCTTTTCGGTCTCTGATCAGATCACCCACGAAACAGGGCTCCTTGCTGTCACTGCCATGGGGATGACGCTTGCCAATATGCATATTGCCTCGATCAGTGATATGAGGCATTTCAAAGAAAATATCTCGGTATTGCTCACATCGACCATATTCGTCATGCTGACAGCTTCCCTGACTGTGGATACCCTTCTTGAAATCTTTGATTGGCAGATTATTGGATTTGTACTTCTCATGCTCTTCATCGTCAGACCGTTGTCCATATGGTTATCAACCATCGGGACAGATCTGTCGAAACGGGAAAAAATACTGGTTGGGTGGATCGCACCGCGTGGAATTGTAGCCCTTACGGTGTCAAGCTACTTCGCTTCGGTTTTATTGGACAAGGGGTTCAAGGATGCCTCCATTTTGACATCCCTGACATTTGCCCTTGTCTTTGCCACGGTATGTGCCCACGGTTTCTCCATCAAGTGGCTGGCGAGTAAACTGAAGCTTGCCAACGATGAGCATCCCGGTGTCATCCTGGTCGGGGGGAGTGCGTTCAGTACTGAATTTGCCAAGGCACTTCGTGAACTGAAGATCCCCACATTGATTGCCGATTCATCTTGGCAGAGACTCTACAGTGCAAGAAAGGCCGGGCTGCCGTTCTATTCGGGCGAGATCCTCTCAGAGAAGACGGAATACCGTCTGGATATGACTCCATATGATTACATGATCGCAGCCACGGAACTTGATTCCTATAATGCCCTTGTCTGTACGTCGTTCATTTCTGAGTTTGGACGGAACAACCTGTATCAGTTGAATTTAAGGAACCAATCTGGTGAAGACCTTGAAGAGATGGTTCATACCATCGGCGGGAATATCGTCTTCCAGGATGGACCGACGTGGGAAGAACTCAATAAACGGGTAGAGTGTGGGGATGTGTTCCGGAAGACAACCGTCACCGAGAAATATCCATTCAAAAGCTATATGGAGGATATTGAGGAAGGAACGATCCTGCTCCTCATCCAAAAGTCGACAGGCAAGGTTGAATTCTTCCGCAATGAAGCCTCTCCAAGGGTGGAAGAAGGGGACATCGTCGTCAGCTTGACCACGCGGAAGAAGGAAATGAACAAAATCAACGAACGGATCGCAGAGAATAAAGAAGCGGAACGAAATAAAGAAAAAGAAAGCGAAAAGCCATCCCGCTGA
- a CDS encoding TspO/MBR family protein, translating to MRVILNILAFALVIVMNTLAVTLPLNNQSTGEISDRLDIMLTPAGYVFSIWSLIYLLLGIWVLRQIPKARRDLPLYTRTSGWFILNCLFNSLWIVMWHYNYFGISVLVMAGILLTLIALYKRVKSTDPSLLDQAPFSIYLGWISVAAIVNVTYYLTEIGFDGFGIPDIVWASLGLAAATILAFWFRTKENDFLYPLVIVWAFIGIGVKNMDEHSGFAYAAYALAAIIFLFDVFYRRKKVTA from the coding sequence ATGAGAGTCATTCTTAACATCCTTGCGTTTGCATTGGTCATCGTGATGAATACGCTCGCGGTCACACTGCCCCTGAACAATCAATCCACAGGCGAAATTAGTGACCGCCTGGATATCATGCTCACACCTGCTGGATATGTCTTCTCCATCTGGAGCCTGATCTACTTACTATTGGGTATCTGGGTCCTGCGACAGATTCCGAAGGCACGGAGAGATCTACCCCTCTATACACGCACAAGCGGATGGTTCATCCTCAACTGTCTCTTCAACTCACTATGGATCGTGATGTGGCACTATAACTATTTCGGCATCTCTGTCCTGGTCATGGCAGGAATCCTCCTTACACTGATTGCCCTGTATAAGCGGGTGAAATCGACAGATCCTTCCCTTTTGGACCAGGCACCCTTCTCCATCTATCTCGGCTGGATTTCGGTAGCAGCGATCGTGAACGTCACGTACTATCTGACTGAAATCGGGTTCGACGGCTTCGGCATACCGGATATCGTCTGGGCTTCCCTTGGATTGGCGGCAGCGACCATCCTCGCGTTCTGGTTCAGGACAAAGGAAAACGACTTCCTATATCCCCTTGTTATTGTCTGGGCATTCATTGGGATCGGAGTGAAGAATATGGATGAGCATTCCGGGTTTGCTTATGCAGCCTATGCACTCGCCGCTATCATCTTCCTCTTCGATGTCTTTTACAGAAGGAAAAAGGTAACAGCATAG
- a CDS encoding M3 family oligoendopeptidase: MSHSTHTYSEVWDLDVFFKGGSESAEFRAHLDELKEMKRRFEENAVAFYPPQTGEDAALVWNLIDEAKDVMMNLRQAGAFVSCLEAQDMHDRKANALRGEVTTISADFSSVFTKFQQQLSECSEQVWVELLKHEGLKEIAFVLEEWRQKAKDKLSSEEESLIGALAVDGYHGWGQMYDTIVGTMTIEHDGKSYSVGQANNLLSHPDDNTRKAVFEKLEKAWGEKEELFAKTLNHLSGFRLNVYKKRGWEEILKEPLEYNRMKQETLDAMWGAISKHKAPFVEYLNRKAKILGKEKLTWSDLDAPVAETTSTMSYDEGAAFIQKQFARFGSEMAQFTEKAFEDSWIEAEDRPGKRPGGFCTSFPLSQQSRIFMTYSGTMSNVSTLAHELGHAFHSHALKDMHTLNRNYAMNVAETASTFAEMIVADAAVQEAESKEEKVALIEDKLQRSVAFFMNIHARFLFETRFYEERAKGIVSSDKLNELMAEAQKEAYAGAVDEVHPHFWASKLHFYITGVPFYNFPYTFGYLFSLSIYAKALEAGGDYEEKYMALLRDTAVMNVEELAMKHLGEDITKEAFWEKGIRLCIQDAEEFLELTK; encoded by the coding sequence ATGAGCCATTCAACACATACATATTCGGAAGTTTGGGATCTGGACGTATTTTTCAAAGGGGGAAGCGAATCAGCCGAGTTCCGGGCACATCTGGATGAACTGAAAGAAATGAAGCGGCGGTTCGAGGAAAACGCGGTGGCATTCTATCCGCCTCAAACAGGCGAAGACGCAGCTTTAGTGTGGAACCTGATCGATGAAGCAAAAGACGTCATGATGAACCTCAGACAGGCAGGCGCATTCGTCAGCTGTCTCGAGGCACAGGATATGCACGACAGGAAGGCAAACGCCCTTCGGGGAGAAGTGACAACCATCAGCGCGGACTTTTCAAGTGTATTCACGAAGTTCCAACAGCAGCTGTCTGAATGCAGCGAACAGGTATGGGTTGAGCTTCTCAAGCATGAAGGACTGAAGGAAATCGCCTTTGTCCTTGAAGAATGGCGTCAAAAAGCAAAAGATAAACTATCAAGTGAGGAAGAGTCTTTGATCGGGGCACTTGCAGTGGACGGCTATCATGGATGGGGCCAGATGTATGACACAATCGTAGGCACCATGACCATCGAACATGACGGGAAGAGCTATTCCGTAGGACAGGCGAATAATCTCCTTTCCCACCCTGACGACAACACGCGTAAAGCGGTGTTCGAGAAGCTTGAAAAAGCCTGGGGAGAAAAAGAAGAGCTGTTTGCCAAAACACTGAATCACCTATCCGGATTCAGGCTCAATGTCTATAAAAAGCGAGGCTGGGAAGAGATCTTAAAAGAGCCTCTTGAATACAACAGAATGAAGCAGGAAACCCTCGATGCCATGTGGGGAGCGATCTCCAAACATAAGGCTCCATTCGTTGAATACCTTAACCGAAAAGCGAAGATCCTCGGCAAGGAAAAACTGACATGGTCGGACCTTGACGCCCCTGTGGCAGAAACGACGTCCACTATGTCCTACGATGAAGGAGCGGCATTCATCCAGAAACAGTTTGCGCGTTTCGGATCCGAAATGGCCCAGTTCACAGAAAAAGCGTTTGAGGATTCTTGGATTGAAGCGGAGGATCGCCCCGGTAAACGCCCTGGAGGCTTCTGTACCTCCTTCCCACTCAGTCAGCAGTCACGGATCTTCATGACCTATTCCGGGACGATGTCCAATGTATCGACCCTTGCCCATGAGCTCGGTCATGCGTTCCATTCACATGCACTCAAGGACATGCATACGCTGAATCGCAATTATGCCATGAACGTGGCGGAAACAGCCTCCACATTTGCAGAAATGATCGTGGCGGATGCAGCGGTACAGGAAGCGGAGTCGAAGGAAGAGAAGGTCGCCCTCATTGAAGACAAGCTTCAGCGCAGTGTGGCGTTCTTCATGAACATCCATGCGCGGTTCTTGTTCGAGACGCGCTTTTATGAGGAACGTGCGAAAGGGATCGTATCGTCAGATAAACTGAATGAGCTGATGGCGGAAGCGCAGAAGGAAGCGTATGCCGGAGCAGTGGATGAAGTCCATCCACACTTCTGGGCATCGAAGCTTCATTTCTACATCACGGGTGTGCCGTTCTATAACTTCCCGTATACGTTCGGCTACTTGTTCTCGTTGAGCATTTATGCGAAGGCGCTTGAGGCTGGCGGGGATTATGAGGAGAAGTATATGGCGTTGCTTCGTGATACGGCGGTGATGAATGTGGAGGAGCTTGCGATGAAGCATCTCGGCGAGGATATCACGAAAGAGGCGTTCTGGGAAAAGGGAATCCGTTTGTGCATTCAGGATGCGGAAGAGTTTCTTGAGTTGACGAAATAA
- a CDS encoding flagellar basal body rod protein, with protein MMKKFGLIVAGGISAIVLLVNLGPIAVLLISGALMYVSIKQFLKTDSTFAKIVWALIGLAAFSSTVSNFPAIIGLVALYVLYVIYKNWNKEEVVKEESADPFTNFEREWSKLNKN; from the coding sequence ATGATGAAGAAATTCGGTTTGATTGTGGCAGGGGGGATCTCGGCCATCGTGCTTCTTGTGAATCTGGGTCCGATCGCGGTCCTTCTTATATCGGGTGCCCTCATGTACGTGAGTATCAAGCAATTCCTGAAAACAGACTCGACATTCGCCAAGATCGTCTGGGCGTTGATCGGTCTTGCAGCTTTCAGCTCGACCGTCTCGAACTTCCCGGCCATCATCGGCTTGGTTGCCCTGTACGTGCTCTATGTGATCTATAAGAACTGGAACAAAGAAGAAGTGGTGAAAGAAGAATCCGCCGATCCGTTCACGAACTTTGAACGTGAATGGTCCAAATTGAATAAAAACTGA
- a CDS encoding PspA/IM30 family protein, producing the protein MGNLFQRIKHTVMSDIHEVIDKKEQKNPIAVLNQYLRQCEQEVEKVQKLMERQYTLKEEFKKEHHHALSLAEKRKHQAEVAGNAGETELHQFAVQEQAFYEERAMRIAESAAQAEKDLQDLERKYEEMKHKLKDMYIKRMELMGRENIARAQSKVNTVLDPSAGYTDGRFSKFDEIEQYLDRLEHGVQNSYYRSTIDAKIAQLEKETKKEETAS; encoded by the coding sequence ATGGGAAACTTATTTCAACGAATCAAACATACCGTCATGTCCGATATCCACGAAGTCATCGATAAAAAGGAACAGAAGAATCCGATCGCTGTGCTCAACCAGTACTTGAGACAGTGTGAGCAAGAGGTAGAAAAAGTCCAGAAGCTGATGGAGCGCCAGTACACGCTGAAGGAAGAGTTCAAGAAAGAGCATCATCATGCTCTATCCCTTGCAGAAAAGCGTAAGCATCAGGCAGAGGTGGCAGGGAACGCAGGAGAAACTGAGCTTCATCAGTTTGCCGTTCAGGAGCAGGCTTTCTATGAAGAAAGGGCAATGAGAATTGCTGAATCTGCAGCTCAGGCTGAAAAGGATCTTCAGGATCTGGAGCGAAAATATGAAGAGATGAAACACAAACTGAAGGATATGTACATCAAACGCATGGAACTCATGGGAAGGGAGAATATTGCCCGTGCCCAGAGCAAGGTCAATACTGTACTGGATCCGTCTGCGGGATATACGGATGGTCGTTTCTCCAAGTTTGATGAGATCGAACAGTATCTTGATCGGTTGGAGCATGGAGTCCAAAACTCGTACTACCGCTCGACCATCGATGCCAAGATCGCACAATTGGAAAAAGAAACGAAAAAAGAAGAAACAGCTTCATAA
- the liaF gene encoding cell wall-active antibiotics response protein LiaF: MINRLRTDGISWIILIGILLLFLEVSFFDGGVLIFLCIAAFCIYLGRKKLPSKSGRLLMWFGIIVLVVNIFNTVAFKFSLFALLLYVIFRYADSKKSPKMVQPSFKEGAPPLKAPVVLKRAAIQNEWFGRKKTPEGVYEWEDINVQGIIGDTVIDLGNTYLPKGTSVVTVRNILGSVEILVPYDVEVSIHHSVLAGAIEVFEHQEPRVFNESLYYQTPGYEEAPQKVKVVISMWVGDLEVKRT, encoded by the coding sequence TTGATCAATCGACTTAGAACCGACGGCATCAGCTGGATCATCTTGATCGGGATATTATTACTGTTCCTTGAGGTGTCTTTTTTTGATGGAGGTGTTCTCATCTTCCTTTGCATCGCAGCCTTCTGCATCTATCTTGGAAGAAAGAAGCTGCCGAGCAAATCGGGGAGGCTTCTCATGTGGTTCGGGATCATCGTCCTCGTGGTCAATATTTTCAACACCGTGGCCTTCAAGTTCTCGCTATTTGCCCTATTGCTCTATGTGATCTTCCGCTATGCCGACTCGAAAAAATCGCCTAAGATGGTGCAACCATCATTTAAGGAAGGAGCTCCGCCCTTGAAGGCTCCCGTCGTGCTAAAACGGGCAGCCATCCAAAACGAATGGTTCGGTCGCAAGAAGACGCCTGAGGGGGTCTACGAGTGGGAAGATATCAATGTTCAGGGAATCATCGGTGATACGGTCATCGATCTCGGGAATACGTACCTGCCGAAAGGAACGTCAGTTGTGACGGTAAGGAACATCCTGGGGAGCGTTGAAATCCTGGTTCCTTATGATGTGGAAGTGAGCATCCATCACTCCGTCCTGGCGGGAGCGATTGAAGTATTCGAGCATCAGGAACCCCGGGTTTTCAATGAGTCCCTCTATTATCAAACACCAGGCTACGAGGAAGCCCCGCAAAAAGTGAAGGTAGTCATATCTATGTGGGTGGGGGATCTCGAGGTGAAACGGACATGA